The Deltaproteobacteria bacterium DNA segment CAAGGTCCAGTACCCGGGCGTCGCGGACGCGATCCGGGCGGACCTGGCGAACGTGGGCGTCCTCTACCGGATCGTCGGCCTGATGTACCCGGCCCTCGAACCGGGGCCGATCGTCGACGAGCTGCGCGCGCGCATCGGCGAGGAACTCGACTATGCACTCGAAGCGCGCAACCAGCGCGCGTTCTGCGACCTGTACCGCGACCATCCATTCATTCGCATCCCGGAGGTCATCGACGCGTACAGCACATCGCGGGTGCTGACCGCCGAGCTGGTCGCCGGCGAACGGTTCGACGACGTGGTCGGCGCGCCGCAGGCCGAACGCGATCGCTACGGCGAGATGCTCTACCGGTTCGCGTTCGGGTCGATCCTGCGCTGGGGCGTGTTCAACGGCGATCCCCATCCGGGCAACTACCTGTTCCAGGGAGACCGCATCGCATTCGTCGACTTCGGGTGCGTCAAGTACTTCCCGGAAGCGATGCTCGCCCGCTGGCAGGGACTGATGGAGGCGCACTTTGCCGGCGACCGCGCGGAATTCCGCGCCCGCGCGGTGGACCTGGGGTTCTTGCGGGCGGACGCGCCGATCGACGCCGGCGTGCTGTACGACTACTTCGGCTACTTCTACGAGCCGTTTCGCGAGGATCGCCCGTTTCGGTTCACGCCCGAGTACACGGCCCGGTCGCTCGGGATGGTGTTCAAACCCGAGGGTCGGTTCGCGAACGTCACCAAGCACACGAACATGCCGCGCGACTTCGTGTTCGCGAACCGGATCCAGTGGGGCGTGTACTCGATCTTGGCGAA contains these protein-coding regions:
- a CDS encoding AarF/ABC1/UbiB kinase family protein yields the protein MVWLLVALASAAALATAGVLLLGRGDGIPRGRLGRLARLGRLSARLSTSWLGATVRRAFAGATARARYAEQRRRRDAAAIADTMGQMKGALMKLGQMLSFVSDDIPPEYRAALASLQTQAPAVDFAVVRDVAERELGKPLERAFARFDERPLAAASIGQVHRARLPDGRYVAVKVQYPGVADAIRADLANVGVLYRIVGLMYPALEPGPIVDELRARIGEELDYALEARNQRAFCDLYRDHPFIRIPEVIDAYSTSRVLTAELVAGERFDDVVGAPQAERDRYGEMLYRFAFGSILRWGVFNGDPHPGNYLFQGDRIAFVDFGCVKYFPEAMLARWQGLMEAHFAGDRAEFRARAVDLGFLRADAPIDAGVLYDYFGYFYEPFREDRPFRFTPEYTARSLGMVFKPEGRFANVTKHTNMPRDFVFANRIQWGVYSILAKLRAQANWHRILREYLYGDAPATDLGRADAAHHHAWCAARGLPADAPLVLRPDGPRRRVPAAAAN